One Stigmatopora nigra isolate UIUO_SnigA chromosome 1, RoL_Snig_1.1, whole genome shotgun sequence DNA segment encodes these proteins:
- the mgll gene encoding monoglyceride lipase isoform X1 has protein sequence MNVATAVTCLLVAGFACFLYGRDILLWPIRVSLSEPTSMPEPGVAPRRSPQGVPYTDLEHIVNADGQHLFCRYWKPAGQPRALVFIAHGAGEHCGPYDEIAQRLKDLSLLVFAHDHVGHGQSEGDRMNIKDFQIYIRDTLQHIDLMTSRHPNLPVFIVGHSMGGAISILTACERPNDFTGVVLIGPMVQMNPDSATPFKVFLAKVLNHMLPNLSLGSIDSKWVSRDKKQVEAYEADELNFHGGMRVSFGVQLMGAANRIEREISSISWPFLLLHGDADKLCALPGSKMMFDNAPSSDKKLKVYEGGYHALHHDLPEVAQSVLKEVTGWITERIPNTKS, from the exons ATGAACGTCGCGACCGCCGTAACTTGCTTGCTCGTAGCCGGCTTTGCTTGCTTCCTATACGGCCGCGATATTTTACTGTGGCCGATCCGTGTCTCCTTGTCAGAGCCGACCTCCATGCCCGAGCCGGGGGTTGCTCCGAGACGGAGCCCGCAGGGAGTTCCATACACCGACCTGGAGCACATCGTTAATGCCGATGGACAGCACCTGTTTTGCCGCTACTGGAAGCCAGCTGGCCAGCCAAG AGCGCTGGTGTTCATAGCCCATGGAGCCGGGGAGCATTGTGGACCATATGATGAAATTGCACAGAGATTGAAGGATCTGTCCCTACTGGTCTTTGCACATGACCATG TTGGCCATGGTCAGAGTGAAGGAGACAGAATGAACATAAAGGACTTCCAGATATACATTCGAGATACACTGCAACATATCGACCTGATGACGTCTCGCCATCCCAACTTGCCTGTCTTTATTGTGGGCCATTCAATG gGAGGGGCTATATCCATCCTTACAGCCTGCGAGAGGCCTAATGATTTTACTGGGGTTGTTCTGATTGGTCCAATGGTTCAGATGAACCCTGATTCAGCCACACCGTTCAAG GTTTTCCTGGCTAAGGTCTTGAATCACATGCTGCCAAATTTGAGTCTGGGCTCCATTGATTCAAAATGGGTCTCAAGGGACAAAAAACAG GTGGAAGCTTACGAGGCTGACGAACTGAACTTTCATGGTGGGATGCGAGTGTCCTTTGGAGTACAGTTAATGGGGGCGGCAAATCGCATCGAGAGAGAGATTTCGTCCATCAGTTGGCCCTTCCTTCTCCTACATGGTGATGCGGATAAGCTCTGTGCCCTCCCAGGCTCCAAAATGATGTTTGATAATGCTCCCAGTTCAGACAAGAAACTAAAG GTTTATGAGGGAGGCTATCATGCCCTTCATCATGACTTACCAGAGGTGGCGCAATCCGTCTTGAAGGAAGTGACCGGTTGGATTACAGAACGCATTCCCAACACCAAATCTTAG
- the mgll gene encoding monoglyceride lipase isoform X2 has protein sequence MPEPGVAPRRSPQGVPYTDLEHIVNADGQHLFCRYWKPAGQPRALVFIAHGAGEHCGPYDEIAQRLKDLSLLVFAHDHVGHGQSEGDRMNIKDFQIYIRDTLQHIDLMTSRHPNLPVFIVGHSMGGAISILTACERPNDFTGVVLIGPMVQMNPDSATPFKVFLAKVLNHMLPNLSLGSIDSKWVSRDKKQVEAYEADELNFHGGMRVSFGVQLMGAANRIEREISSISWPFLLLHGDADKLCALPGSKMMFDNAPSSDKKLKVYEGGYHALHHDLPEVAQSVLKEVTGWITERIPNTKS, from the exons ATGCCCGAGCCGGGGGTTGCTCCGAGACGGAGCCCGCAGGGAGTTCCATACACCGACCTGGAGCACATCGTTAATGCCGATGGACAGCACCTGTTTTGCCGCTACTGGAAGCCAGCTGGCCAGCCAAG AGCGCTGGTGTTCATAGCCCATGGAGCCGGGGAGCATTGTGGACCATATGATGAAATTGCACAGAGATTGAAGGATCTGTCCCTACTGGTCTTTGCACATGACCATG TTGGCCATGGTCAGAGTGAAGGAGACAGAATGAACATAAAGGACTTCCAGATATACATTCGAGATACACTGCAACATATCGACCTGATGACGTCTCGCCATCCCAACTTGCCTGTCTTTATTGTGGGCCATTCAATG gGAGGGGCTATATCCATCCTTACAGCCTGCGAGAGGCCTAATGATTTTACTGGGGTTGTTCTGATTGGTCCAATGGTTCAGATGAACCCTGATTCAGCCACACCGTTCAAG GTTTTCCTGGCTAAGGTCTTGAATCACATGCTGCCAAATTTGAGTCTGGGCTCCATTGATTCAAAATGGGTCTCAAGGGACAAAAAACAG GTGGAAGCTTACGAGGCTGACGAACTGAACTTTCATGGTGGGATGCGAGTGTCCTTTGGAGTACAGTTAATGGGGGCGGCAAATCGCATCGAGAGAGAGATTTCGTCCATCAGTTGGCCCTTCCTTCTCCTACATGGTGATGCGGATAAGCTCTGTGCCCTCCCAGGCTCCAAAATGATGTTTGATAATGCTCCCAGTTCAGACAAGAAACTAAAG GTTTATGAGGGAGGCTATCATGCCCTTCATCATGACTTACCAGAGGTGGCGCAATCCGTCTTGAAGGAAGTGACCGGTTGGATTACAGAACGCATTCCCAACACCAAATCTTAG